One SAR86 cluster bacterium genomic window carries:
- a CDS encoding histidine phosphatase family protein produces the protein MKNLYLLRHAKSSWDDFALKDFDRPLSTRGIQDADLMGNFFKSKRKGLDLVVSSPSKRTKETLDHFFNKTTQNIIFDETIYHSSEQNIYSVLKHIEEDIKSLMIVGHNPSMHEFSESFSGKFIEKFSTCGLASFEFDGKWANVCEDSGTLTEFKIPSELR, from the coding sequence ATGAAAAATTTATATCTATTAAGACATGCCAAATCAAGTTGGGATGATTTTGCTCTTAAAGACTTTGATAGGCCATTATCTACTAGAGGAATACAAGATGCTGATCTAATGGGGAATTTTTTTAAATCAAAAAGAAAGGGACTGGATCTAGTGGTTTCCAGCCCATCAAAAAGAACTAAAGAAACTCTTGATCATTTCTTTAATAAAACTACTCAAAATATTATTTTTGATGAAACTATATATCATTCATCTGAACAAAATATATATTCAGTTTTAAAACACATTGAGGAAGATATAAAGTCTCTAATGATTGTTGGACACAATCCCTCGATGCACGAATTTAGTGAAAGTTTTTCAGGTAAATTTATTGAAAAATTTTCAACATGTGGATTAGCGAGTTTTGAATTTGACGGTAAATGGGCAAATGTATGTGAAGATTCAGGTACGTTGACTGAATTTAAGATTCCGAGCGAGCTTCGTTAA
- a CDS encoding amino acid carrier protein, producing the protein MSFDYLAEQFATLAWGPWLVIFLVGSGIFFLIFSGLRPFRYLPHAFALLTGKYSKASDVGDVSHFKALTAALSGTIGLGNIAGVAVAIQLGGPGAIFWMWLTAIVGIATKFFTCTLSVMYRDVNPDGTTNAGPMYVIKNALPNYMLPLAYFFAIFGIIGCLPGFQSNQLVQISKDLYFPGVENFELIAGIFLAIITAIVVVGGLKRIANVASYLVPFMGCIYFGAVLICIALNIEDFLPSLSLIISDAFTGSAVASGSIMGVIIVGVRRGAFSNEAGIGTESLVHGSAKASHPVKQGLVAMTGPIFDTLIMCTATAVLILISGVWQNSDAQGVTLTAEAFNNILGPVGSFVVFLCVLCFGISTIFTYSYYGSSCAKFLFGEKGSQIYTYIFILMIVIFAVISLDTALNIIDGAFAMMAIPTLVSTLWLAPKVMSSAKEYFNSLSETAKRI; encoded by the coding sequence ATGTCCTTTGATTACCTAGCTGAACAATTTGCTACATTGGCCTGGGGACCATGGTTGGTGATATTTCTTGTAGGTTCAGGCATTTTCTTTTTAATTTTTTCAGGTTTACGGCCTTTTAGATATCTTCCACATGCATTTGCACTTCTAACAGGAAAATACTCAAAGGCGAGTGATGTTGGAGATGTTAGCCATTTTAAAGCTTTAACTGCTGCACTCTCGGGAACAATAGGACTTGGGAATATTGCTGGAGTTGCAGTAGCTATTCAACTTGGTGGCCCTGGAGCTATATTTTGGATGTGGCTTACAGCTATTGTAGGTATAGCTACTAAATTTTTTACTTGTACGTTATCAGTTATGTATCGAGATGTTAATCCTGATGGAACGACAAATGCTGGACCGATGTACGTAATTAAAAATGCTTTGCCTAACTATATGCTTCCTCTTGCATATTTCTTTGCTATTTTTGGAATAATTGGATGTCTCCCAGGATTTCAGAGTAATCAGCTTGTTCAAATATCAAAAGATCTTTATTTCCCAGGTGTAGAAAATTTTGAACTTATCGCGGGGATATTTCTAGCAATTATTACTGCAATTGTTGTTGTAGGAGGATTAAAAAGAATTGCAAATGTAGCGTCATATTTAGTGCCTTTTATGGGCTGTATTTACTTTGGAGCAGTGTTAATTTGTATAGCTTTAAATATTGAAGACTTTTTACCATCATTATCTTTAATAATTTCTGATGCCTTTACCGGATCAGCAGTAGCGAGTGGTAGCATCATGGGAGTAATTATTGTTGGTGTAAGAAGAGGAGCATTTTCTAATGAAGCTGGTATTGGTACTGAGTCATTAGTGCATGGATCAGCAAAAGCATCGCATCCTGTTAAACAGGGTCTTGTAGCAATGACTGGCCCAATATTTGATACCTTGATAATGTGTACAGCTACTGCTGTGCTCATCCTTATTTCAGGTGTATGGCAGAATTCTGATGCTCAAGGTGTTACATTAACAGCAGAGGCTTTTAACAATATCTTAGGTCCAGTAGGTTCATTTGTTGTATTTTTGTGCGTTCTTTGTTTCGGAATAAGTACTATTTTTACTTATTCATATTACGGCTCATCATGTGCAAAATTTCTATTTGGTGAAAAAGGCAGCCAAATATATACCTATATTTTTATTCTTATGATAGTAATATTTGCGGTTATATCACTTGATACCGCCTTAAATATCATTGATGGTGCTTTCGCTATGATGGCAATTCCAACTTTAGTTTCAACACTATGGTTAGCGCCAAAAGTAATGAGTTCTGCTAAAGAGTATTTTAATTCCTTAAGTGAGACTGCAAAAAGGATTTAA
- a CDS encoding NAD(P)-binding domain-containing protein, with amino-acid sequence MKKVAIIGAGPSGIAALKNFKDQGFDVTGFERCSGVGGNWRFDDPSGHSSVFETTHIISSKYTSFYEDFPLPKTASDYPSHQELLQYFSNYAKNFKLNEKIKFNTEVMNCENLKNNKWEITYKDLETQKQTSLIFDALVVCNGHHHEPRFPKYPGKFTGDFLHSHEYKRAAPFKDKRVLVIGGGNSACDVAVETSRVSKKTTISWRRGYFLIPKFMFGLTTDIFALRSRLLPKFVRLPFMKFMLELLQGKNEDIGLPKVENHVLATHPTVNSDLYNSVRHGKVIPKPDIEKMDGKTVYFKDGTHDKYDVIIACTGFKIKHKFFKKDLINFENGPVKLLHKMIPGDIKNLYFIGLFQPLGCIWPGAELQSKLAAKHLAGKWTPNGEIKKLIDKEINEPDVEQIQSPRHTITVDDFSFRGRLKKELSKAT; translated from the coding sequence ATGAAAAAAGTAGCAATTATAGGGGCTGGTCCGTCAGGAATAGCTGCCCTAAAAAATTTTAAAGACCAAGGCTTCGATGTAACAGGTTTTGAGCGATGTTCAGGTGTAGGTGGTAATTGGCGGTTTGATGATCCCTCCGGTCATTCAAGTGTTTTTGAGACAACTCACATAATAAGTTCAAAATATACATCCTTCTATGAAGATTTCCCTTTACCTAAAACTGCTTCAGATTATCCCTCTCATCAAGAATTACTTCAGTATTTTTCTAATTACGCAAAAAATTTTAAATTAAATGAAAAAATTAAATTTAATACTGAAGTTATGAATTGTGAGAATTTAAAAAATAATAAATGGGAAATTACTTACAAAGATTTAGAAACTCAAAAACAAACAAGCCTTATTTTTGACGCTCTTGTTGTTTGTAATGGTCATCATCATGAACCAAGATTTCCAAAATACCCAGGAAAATTCACGGGCGACTTTTTACACTCTCACGAATATAAAAGGGCTGCACCTTTTAAAGATAAAAGAGTGTTAGTAATCGGCGGTGGGAATTCTGCTTGTGACGTTGCTGTTGAAACGTCGAGAGTTTCAAAAAAAACAACTATAAGCTGGAGGAGGGGATACTTTTTAATTCCAAAATTTATGTTTGGTTTGACTACGGATATTTTTGCATTGCGTTCCAGACTTCTACCTAAATTTGTAAGATTGCCATTTATGAAATTTATGCTTGAGTTGCTTCAGGGTAAAAATGAGGATATTGGTTTACCTAAAGTTGAAAATCATGTCCTTGCAACACATCCCACAGTAAACTCCGATCTTTATAATTCTGTTCGGCATGGCAAGGTGATCCCCAAACCAGATATAGAAAAAATGGATGGAAAAACTGTTTATTTTAAAGATGGCACTCATGATAAGTATGACGTAATTATTGCTTGTACAGGCTTCAAAATAAAACATAAATTTTTTAAAAAAGACTTAATTAATTTTGAAAATGGCCCTGTCAAACTCCTTCACAAAATGATCCCAGGAGATATTAAAAATTTATACTTCATAGGGCTTTTTCAGCCATTAGGATGTATTTGGCCTGGTGCTGAACTTCAATCAAAATTAGCTGCAAAACATCTAGCAGGAAAATGGACACCTAATGGAGAAATTAAAAAACTAATAGATAAAGAAATAAATGAACCAGATGTTGAACAAATTCAATCGCCTAGACATACAATTACTGTCGATGATTTTTCTTTTAGAGGAAGATTGAAAAAAGAGTTATCAAAGGCTACTTAA
- a CDS encoding sterol desaturase family protein, which translates to MHTSDLIAYAAPIFTFMIFCEFVYGYFKNRNNYRLNDTFTSISLGMMSRFPVYLQLGVQGIVYAFIWNQFNLGLLNSYTPLTWILAFVLYDLSYYWLHRCHHEIKFLWASHVVHHHGEEFNLSTALRQTGTDFIFKWVFYTPMLFLGVPPEIFVTVAALNLIYQFWVHTEHIDRLGFLDYIFVTPSNHRIHHAQNKEYIDANYGGVFIIWDIIFGTFKDERKELKPIYGTSKPLKSWNPFWANFEVWTEIFKDTWRTKSWKDKFKVWISRPKWRPKDVSEKFPIQKNDLREFKKYDPKVTLFAKIFGFGQLVFGSFYSQSFFFNVSSMGTTEIFLIGVNITMILVFASLLFEGKGFGYHLEFARAILVLLAIYFGQFEFMQLTVLIHAIICALLAGYMAVSNKTVEFNEARSES; encoded by the coding sequence ATGCATACTTCTGACTTAATAGCATACGCAGCACCAATCTTCACATTTATGATATTTTGTGAATTTGTGTATGGGTATTTTAAAAACCGAAATAATTACAGATTAAATGACACATTTACAAGCATATCTCTTGGGATGATGAGTAGATTTCCTGTTTATTTGCAATTAGGAGTTCAGGGTATAGTTTATGCATTCATATGGAATCAATTTAATCTTGGGTTATTAAATTCTTATACACCTCTTACTTGGATTTTAGCCTTCGTTTTATATGATTTAAGTTATTATTGGCTTCACAGATGCCATCACGAGATTAAATTCTTATGGGCATCACATGTGGTTCATCATCATGGGGAAGAATTTAATCTTTCAACAGCCTTAAGACAAACTGGTACTGATTTTATTTTTAAATGGGTTTTTTACACTCCTATGCTGTTCCTTGGGGTGCCTCCAGAAATTTTTGTTACTGTTGCAGCATTAAACCTTATTTATCAATTCTGGGTACATACAGAACATATTGATAGATTAGGATTCCTAGATTATATTTTTGTCACTCCATCAAATCACAGAATTCATCATGCTCAAAACAAGGAGTATATAGATGCCAATTATGGTGGAGTCTTTATTATCTGGGACATAATATTCGGTACGTTTAAAGATGAGAGAAAAGAACTGAAGCCTATTTATGGGACTTCTAAACCTCTAAAATCGTGGAACCCATTTTGGGCAAATTTTGAAGTTTGGACAGAAATTTTCAAGGATACTTGGAGAACGAAAAGTTGGAAAGATAAGTTTAAAGTTTGGATTTCTAGACCAAAATGGAGGCCTAAAGATGTTTCTGAGAAATTTCCTATTCAAAAAAATGATCTAAGAGAGTTTAAAAAATATGATCCTAAAGTTACACTATTTGCGAAAATCTTTGGTTTTGGCCAATTAGTCTTTGGTAGCTTTTATTCGCAGTCATTCTTTTTCAACGTAAGCTCAATGGGAACAACAGAAATATTTTTAATTGGAGTTAACATTACCATGATTTTGGTTTTTGCATCACTGTTATTCGAGGGCAAGGGCTTTGGGTATCATTTGGAATTTGCTCGAGCAATTTTGGTACTTCTAGCCATCTACTTTGGACAATTTGAATTTATGCAACTGACAGTATTAATTCATGCAATTATTTGCGCTCTTCTAGCGGGATATATGGCAGTTAGTAATAAGACTGTAGAATTTAACGAAGCTCGCTCGGAATCTTAA
- a CDS encoding DUF3445 domain-containing protein, translated as MSQVIEANCPILSNPPWKGGKAKYRLGLKPINLDEWFDAKISSEVYKHKKSLIDFKYDEVIATTTDSSESQIYLSEKITGNNENYPDLIANISLRVPDDLCIIQSTGKQKLLAASVCSPSYWNLKEKIGKSLREVHKPVKSLNEKIGNPIEKFIANAPINKPFKRENWFIHGDSNRYHTKAEGIPKTPIEHWVIRSERETLCRYHEKYTLFAINVRFSKFLNLLDYPEAANEMLRSLSTFDDEEIKYFGGENKISKIKSFLQSHLRN; from the coding sequence ATGTCTCAAGTAATTGAAGCCAATTGCCCTATATTGTCCAACCCACCATGGAAAGGTGGCAAAGCAAAATATCGTCTTGGGCTTAAACCGATAAATTTAGATGAATGGTTTGATGCAAAAATAAGCTCTGAAGTATACAAACATAAAAAATCTTTAATTGATTTTAAATATGATGAAGTCATTGCTACCACAACTGATTCCAGTGAATCTCAAATTTATTTGAGTGAAAAAATAACTGGAAATAACGAAAATTATCCAGATCTGATAGCAAATATATCTCTTCGAGTACCAGATGATTTGTGCATTATTCAGTCAACTGGTAAACAAAAACTTTTAGCTGCATCAGTGTGTTCGCCTAGCTATTGGAATTTAAAGGAAAAGATAGGCAAATCCTTGAGAGAAGTTCATAAACCTGTAAAGTCGCTTAATGAAAAAATTGGCAATCCAATTGAGAAATTCATTGCGAATGCTCCAATTAATAAGCCTTTTAAGAGAGAAAATTGGTTTATTCATGGCGATAGCAATAGATACCACACAAAAGCCGAGGGAATCCCTAAAACACCTATTGAACATTGGGTAATAAGGTCTGAAAGAGAGACCTTATGCAGGTATCATGAAAAATATACTTTATTTGCGATAAATGTTCGATTTTCTAAATTTTTGAACCTACTTGACTACCCTGAAGCCGCTAATGAAATGTTACGTTCATTGAGCACTTTCGATGATGAAGAAATAAAATATTTTGGCGGCGAAAATAAAATTTCTAAAATTAAATCCTTTTTGCAGTCTCACTTAAGGAATTAA